A window from Nitrosopumilus adriaticus encodes these proteins:
- a CDS encoding NAD(P)/FAD-dependent oxidoreductase, which translates to MSKIKKILILGGGFGGINVLRLIQNKFKNNSNIKISIVSQDNYFLYTPMLPQVSSGLIHPNDITVPIRKLCKQAEFYHAAVSYIDMKQKLVTVTREFDGKVHALEYDYLVITLGSNTNFFDNENIEKHAFTIKTVEDALSINFNVINMLENAAQTSDLEFKKELMTFTVVGGGFAGVETMGEINQLVRDSVKNFYPSIGQENISMNLIASKDYILSELGPKLGKLAGKYLKKAGVNVLTKTKAVDAGEDYVQLDNGKIIPCMTLIWAAGVDVEPIVSEIDCIHKKSGKLKVDKYLKVLEHDHVFALGDCALITNPITGEAYPTTAQNSIHQSVTVANNLFSVISGKSNLKEYSFKSKGMMTTLGRKVAIAVLFGRPITGSLAWLIWRTYYLSQLPTLEKKYQVATSWLADLLFKRDLTFIGLIKSKFLTKVDIKSDSPSVKDFFK; encoded by the coding sequence ATGTCAAAAATTAAAAAAATTCTCATACTTGGAGGAGGATTTGGAGGAATTAATGTTCTGAGATTAATTCAAAATAAATTTAAAAATAATTCTAACATCAAAATAAGTATCGTTAGTCAGGATAACTATTTTTTGTATACTCCTATGCTTCCCCAGGTTTCTTCTGGATTAATTCATCCAAATGATATTACAGTACCAATTAGAAAATTATGCAAACAAGCAGAATTCTATCATGCTGCAGTATCATATATCGATATGAAACAAAAATTAGTTACTGTCACTCGTGAATTTGATGGTAAAGTACATGCATTAGAATATGATTATTTGGTGATAACTCTTGGTAGCAATACGAACTTTTTTGATAATGAAAATATCGAAAAACATGCATTTACGATTAAAACAGTGGAGGATGCCCTATCGATTAATTTCAATGTAATCAACATGCTTGAAAATGCAGCCCAGACATCTGACTTGGAATTCAAAAAGGAATTGATGACATTCACAGTTGTTGGAGGCGGATTTGCAGGCGTTGAAACAATGGGTGAGATTAATCAACTAGTCCGTGACTCTGTAAAAAACTTCTATCCGAGCATAGGCCAAGAGAATATTTCTATGAATCTGATAGCATCAAAAGATTACATATTATCTGAACTTGGTCCAAAGCTAGGTAAACTTGCTGGAAAATATCTGAAAAAGGCTGGCGTGAATGTACTTACTAAAACTAAGGCTGTGGATGCAGGAGAAGATTATGTCCAATTAGATAATGGAAAAATTATTCCGTGTATGACTTTAATTTGGGCTGCAGGTGTTGATGTGGAGCCTATTGTATCTGAAATCGATTGTATTCATAAAAAATCTGGTAAATTAAAAGTAGACAAATATTTGAAAGTTTTAGAACATGATCATGTTTTTGCATTAGGTGATTGTGCACTAATTACAAATCCAATTACTGGAGAAGCATATCCTACTACAGCTCAAAATTCGATTCATCAAAGTGTGACAGTTGCCAATAATTTGTTCTCAGTTATTTCTGGCAAATCAAATCTTAAAGAATATTCTTTTAAGAGTAAGGGAATGATGACTACGCTAGGCAGAAAAGTTGCCATTGCTGTTTTATTTGGGCGCCCAATTACTGGTTCTTTAGCTTGGTTAATCTGGAGAACTTATTATTTGTCACAATTACCAACTCTAGAAAAAAAATACCAGGTTGCAACTAGCTGGCTTGCAGATTTGTTGTTTAAACGTGATTTAACATTTATCGGTTTGATCAAAAGCAAATTTCTTACAAAAGTGGATATAAAATCAGATTCTCCTTCTGTAAAAGATTTTTTTAAATAA
- a CDS encoding DapH/DapD/GlmU-related protein, producing the protein MAEIDPSAKIGNNVTMDDSVEIERDTHIGDNCVFGKKVVIEKKAVIGNGVKIGDDTVIEKKVHIGSDSTIGTKVVITKKSSIGKGVTIGNNVVLEKNAIVKDNEVVPDGTLVKEDTIFRSDSKKNDHHS; encoded by the coding sequence ATGGCAGAAATTGATCCAAGTGCAAAAATAGGAAATAATGTTACTATGGATGATAGTGTGGAGATAGAAAGAGATACTCATATCGGAGATAATTGTGTCTTTGGAAAAAAAGTAGTGATTGAAAAAAAGGCTGTGATAGGCAATGGTGTGAAAATAGGAGATGATACAGTAATAGAAAAAAAAGTTCACATCGGTAGTGATTCTACAATTGGAACTAAAGTTGTAATTACAAAAAAATCAAGCATTGGCAAAGGTGTTACAATTGGCAATAATGTTGTGTTGGAAAAAAATGCCATTGTTAAAGATAATGAAGTTGTCCCAGATGGAACGTTAGTTAAAGAAGATACAATTTTTCGAAGTGATTCGAAAAAAAACGACCATCATTCATAG
- a CDS encoding DapH/DapD/GlmU-related protein, with translation MAEIDPSAKLGNNVAMDDNIVIQGKVQIGNDCVFGKKVVIEKKAVIGSRVTLGDECVIEKDVNIGDDCIFGTNVVIEKQTVIGKGVKIGDGVVIEKNATVLDNAVMSTNTVLEAGKTFPE, from the coding sequence ATGGCAGAAATTGATCCAAGTGCAAAACTAGGAAACAATGTTGCTATGGATGATAATATCGTCATACAAGGAAAAGTTCAGATAGGCAATGACTGTGTATTTGGAAAAAAAGTAGTGATTGAAAAAAAGGCTGTGATAGGTAGTAGAGTCACATTAGGAGATGAGTGTGTTATAGAAAAGGATGTCAACATTGGAGATGATTGTATTTTTGGAACTAACGTTGTAATAGAAAAACAGACAGTAATCGGCAAGGGTGTAAAAATAGGAGATGGTGTAGTAATAGAAAAAAACGCTACTGTTTTAGATAATGCAGTTATGTCAACAAATACTGTTCTTGAAGCTGGAAAGACTTTTCCAGAATAA
- a CDS encoding gamma-glutamyltransferase family protein, producing the protein MDLEKIESSFTPTTDQKCSKSKHGMVSSAFPDATKAGVEMLKKGGNAIDAACATAIALGVCEPQSSGLGGQSLAMLHIDGKTIALDGSSRAPSLAHASFFEKKSTRFIGYKASTVPSTPAVIGYLNQHYGKLDWATIIEPSIRIAKRGYRITQLQHDIQTKNLNKFFRVKSNSGAKYFLKDGLVPYDVGDLFVQDDLSELLKHLGEHGYQTFYHGMVAKKINEDMRINEGFLHADDLALIPEPIERKPLVRSYRGIQIVTMPPPTAGRTLLLVLMMLNNVSSEFLRSKKPHSYHFVAETFRKALSHRSQRPYDPNTYHQTRDTTHLSSAFARTLAGSIRNSVDPSLPFEDPAKDPDETTHLSVMDDEGNAIGITQSIELSYGSKAAAEGLGFLYNNYMSCYEFKNTNHPFYLRPNASPWTSVCPTIVNHNDKPLMILGSPGSSRIFSVVSHFLSRIIDGDNSIDIAMLKPRIHCSLDGTISIEEGFADGEVVPYLKNLGYEIDHRERYSFFLGAIHAVMKCQTSDEFQGVAEIRRDGTAEGI; encoded by the coding sequence GTGGATCTGGAAAAAATCGAATCTTCTTTTACTCCTACTACTGATCAAAAATGTTCAAAATCAAAACATGGTATGGTATCATCAGCATTTCCTGATGCCACAAAAGCAGGAGTTGAAATGCTCAAGAAAGGAGGCAATGCGATTGATGCGGCATGTGCCACAGCAATTGCACTGGGAGTATGTGAGCCTCAATCATCTGGTTTAGGGGGTCAGTCACTTGCAATGCTCCACATTGATGGAAAAACAATAGCTCTTGATGGTTCTAGTCGTGCACCTTCGCTTGCCCATGCATCATTTTTTGAAAAAAAATCTACACGATTTATTGGATACAAAGCATCTACTGTTCCCAGCACTCCTGCAGTAATTGGATATTTGAATCAACATTATGGAAAATTAGATTGGGCTACAATCATTGAACCATCGATTAGGATTGCAAAAAGAGGATATAGAATCACACAATTACAACATGACATTCAAACAAAAAATCTGAACAAGTTTTTTCGGGTAAAATCTAATTCTGGTGCTAAATACTTTCTAAAAGATGGTTTAGTACCATATGATGTAGGTGATTTATTTGTACAAGATGATTTGAGTGAACTTCTAAAACACCTTGGTGAACATGGATATCAAACATTCTACCACGGAATGGTTGCAAAGAAAATTAATGAAGATATGCGAATTAATGAAGGATTTTTACATGCTGATGATCTTGCATTAATTCCTGAACCTATAGAGAGAAAACCTTTGGTGAGATCCTACAGGGGAATTCAAATTGTTACTATGCCTCCTCCCACAGCTGGAAGAACACTGCTTTTAGTCTTAATGATGCTAAACAATGTTTCATCAGAATTTCTCCGTAGTAAAAAACCACACTCTTATCATTTCGTTGCGGAAACTTTTCGCAAAGCATTATCCCACAGATCACAAAGACCATATGACCCAAACACATATCATCAAACTCGAGATACAACTCATCTTAGTTCAGCATTTGCAAGAACTCTTGCTGGCTCCATTAGAAACTCTGTTGATCCTTCCCTTCCTTTTGAAGATCCTGCCAAGGATCCTGATGAAACCACTCATCTATCTGTGATGGATGATGAAGGAAATGCAATTGGAATTACCCAGTCGATAGAATTGTCTTATGGTTCAAAAGCTGCAGCTGAAGGCTTAGGTTTTCTCTATAATAATTACATGTCTTGCTATGAATTTAAAAACACAAACCATCCGTTCTATTTACGACCTAACGCATCTCCCTGGACATCAGTATGTCCAACAATTGTAAATCATAACGATAAACCTTTGATGATTTTAGGAAGTCCTGGAAGTTCTAGAATATTTTCAGTGGTAAGTCATTTTCTTTCACGAATTATTGATGGGGATAATTCAATTGATATTGCTATGCTTAAACCCCGAATTCATTGTTCATTAGATGGCACAATAAGCATAGAGGAAGGATTTGCCGACGGTGAAGTTGTTCCTTATTTGAAAAATCTTGGCTATGAAATTGATCATCGGGAGCGATATTCGTTTTTCCTTGGTGCAATTCATGCTGTAATGAAATGTCAAACAAGTGATGAATTTCAAGGTGTTGCAGAAATCCGTCGTGATGGTACTGCAGAAGGAATATGA
- a CDS encoding matrixin family metalloprotease: MVIFVIIGIIGYAWHSDMLPFGTEKNSVKLTPSVENIQQISNVLLSQEEQIIYYSYESVPEIPDKEIPLNALDKAIATWESNNPQLKFVLSENSNIEIKWQEYSSPTHTGLATCNSVLFGMLSHCVLNISVGSVDCNDNFIQNDENMVANILMHEIGHALKLGHTDETGHLMYSFESPQESFDDMGYTIPQRFDELYIGQEFLLEDQKQMKAEIESLEKKLSGEKLLYDKLLKEYQHYENKSLSSDEYRDATVLFENLKDKTEQINQIIHKQNILIDKVNAIVNQLGCNPNFEILE, encoded by the coding sequence ATGGTGATTTTTGTAATTATTGGCATAATTGGATATGCCTGGCATTCTGATATGTTGCCGTTTGGTACTGAAAAAAATTCTGTCAAACTAACGCCTTCAGTTGAAAACATCCAACAAATTTCAAATGTTTTACTTTCACAAGAAGAACAAATAATTTATTATTCATACGAGAGTGTGCCGGAAATCCCAGACAAGGAAATCCCATTAAATGCATTGGATAAGGCAATTGCCACTTGGGAATCAAACAATCCTCAGTTGAAATTTGTTCTATCAGAAAACTCTAACATTGAGATTAAATGGCAAGAATATTCTTCTCCTACCCATACTGGACTAGCAACATGTAATTCAGTATTATTTGGAATGCTGAGTCACTGTGTATTGAATATTTCAGTTGGATCTGTTGATTGTAATGATAATTTTATTCAGAACGATGAGAATATGGTTGCCAATATTTTAATGCATGAAATTGGCCATGCATTAAAACTAGGACACACAGATGAGACTGGACACTTGATGTATTCTTTTGAATCCCCGCAAGAATCATTTGACGATATGGGGTATACAATTCCTCAAAGATTTGATGAATTGTATATTGGTCAGGAATTTTTACTGGAGGATCAAAAACAAATGAAGGCAGAAATTGAATCGCTGGAGAAAAAACTATCTGGTGAAAAATTACTTTATGATAAACTTCTAAAAGAATATCAGCATTATGAGAATAAATCCTTGTCATCAGATGAGTACCGCGATGCTACTGTATTATTTGAGAATCTAAAAGACAAAACTGAGCAAATAAATCAAATTATCCACAAACAAAATATTCTAATTGACAAGGTTAATGCAATTGTAAATCAATTGGGATGTAATCCTAACTTTGAAATTTTAGAATAA
- a CDS encoding GIY-YIG nuclease family protein, translated as MELLDDKMRVWLESAKFVKPNAGVYVLYNRSKEPIYIGQTDNLEKTFTKYVDTDFEGNECKQKTQSYQRVFTENPKEFQMKLIEDFKNETGNFPSCNSEIQIETP; from the coding sequence ATGGAATTACTAGATGACAAAATGAGAGTATGGCTTGAAAGTGCAAAATTTGTAAAACCAAATGCCGGAGTATATGTCCTATACAATAGAAGCAAAGAGCCAATATACATTGGCCAGACAGACAATCTAGAGAAGACATTTACAAAATACGTAGATACTGATTTTGAAGGAAATGAATGCAAGCAGAAAACTCAATCATATCAAAGAGTATTTACAGAAAATCCAAAAGAATTCCAAATGAAATTAATTGAGGATTTCAAAAATGAGACAGGTAATTTCCCATCATGCAATTCTGAGATTCAAATAGAAACACCATAA
- a CDS encoding helicase C-terminal domain-containing protein produces MILSLLEKFPTQFTPRQIQKEIISKIEENLKSGYKKIILCAPTGVGKSLVGATVSSYFDSSFTVTASKHLQDQYIKDIPFLKPVKGKQNFPCLKLMDSEKVENDRRAMRWGLTCDKGVCQERISKNGKEVIEVCKFKPTIKQVEDKTQDSQSCHYYLQKYDALTSNHSLWNYHAFFTIMKFNKKLFEDYLDRKVTVFDEAHKIEDQIIQFVGFDIFSGQVDECNLNSEKYDFTDLDSVIKLTDDMAYSYAKKIKDIKESSAFQKEPDYELISGLERRYNRSAQAKIDIMTDKENFVVNDPVKDFNGNFRTISVRPIDVSKFANEFFETEYQLFMSATIDKSSFCENMGLKKDDVAFVDTEKSPFPIENRTIDLLNIRRLSYGSTKEDELEVIKTIDRILDEHSNERGLILTSSIPRCQKILQNLSPKNASRIRICHSKNKDGKSQDDVITEHASDPSGVLLSSSLWEGVDLKDDLSRFQIIAKVPYPNYTEKRTRAKMNKFPLWYTAQTLTKILQGFGRSIRSDDDWAKTYVLDTAVNNVLFKGQQMIPKAYYDVLGIENQY; encoded by the coding sequence TTGATCCTGTCCCTTTTAGAAAAATTTCCTACTCAATTCACTCCTCGTCAAATTCAAAAGGAGATAATTTCCAAAATTGAAGAGAATCTAAAATCAGGTTATAAAAAAATCATACTGTGTGCACCAACAGGTGTTGGAAAATCACTTGTAGGAGCTACTGTTTCAAGTTATTTTGATAGCTCTTTTACAGTGACTGCATCGAAGCATCTACAAGATCAATATATCAAAGATATTCCGTTTTTAAAACCTGTTAAAGGAAAACAAAATTTTCCATGTCTGAAATTGATGGATTCAGAAAAAGTTGAAAATGATAGACGGGCAATGCGATGGGGCCTAACATGTGATAAGGGTGTATGTCAAGAGAGAATCAGTAAAAACGGCAAAGAGGTGATTGAGGTTTGTAAATTCAAGCCAACAATCAAGCAAGTGGAGGACAAAACTCAGGATTCCCAATCATGTCACTATTATCTTCAAAAATATGATGCATTGACATCTAACCACTCTCTTTGGAATTACCACGCATTTTTTACAATTATGAAATTTAACAAAAAACTATTTGAAGATTATCTGGATAGGAAGGTGACTGTCTTTGATGAAGCCCATAAAATTGAGGATCAAATTATTCAGTTTGTAGGATTTGATATTTTCAGTGGTCAAGTGGATGAATGTAATCTGAATTCTGAAAAGTATGATTTCACGGATTTAGACTCTGTGATAAAATTAACTGATGATATGGCATATTCTTATGCAAAAAAAATTAAAGATATCAAAGAAAGTTCTGCATTTCAAAAAGAGCCTGACTATGAGTTGATCAGCGGACTTGAGAGGAGGTATAATCGTTCCGCCCAAGCAAAAATAGACATAATGACAGATAAAGAAAATTTTGTTGTAAATGATCCTGTTAAGGATTTTAATGGAAATTTCAGAACAATTTCTGTAAGGCCAATAGATGTTTCGAAATTTGCTAACGAATTTTTTGAAACTGAATATCAATTATTCATGTCTGCCACAATTGACAAATCAAGTTTTTGTGAAAATATGGGGTTGAAAAAAGACGATGTTGCATTTGTTGATACTGAAAAATCCCCCTTCCCAATTGAAAATAGGACAATTGATCTGCTAAACATTCGAAGATTAAGTTATGGCTCTACTAAAGAGGATGAACTTGAAGTAATCAAAACTATTGACAGAATTTTAGATGAGCATTCAAATGAAAGAGGGTTGATCTTAACATCCTCCATTCCTAGATGCCAAAAAATTCTTCAGAATCTTTCTCCAAAAAATGCATCGAGAATTAGAATATGTCATAGTAAAAACAAGGACGGAAAATCACAAGATGATGTAATTACCGAACATGCGTCAGATCCTTCTGGGGTTTTATTATCTTCATCACTTTGGGAGGGTGTTGATCTTAAAGATGACCTGTCAAGATTTCAAATAATTGCAAAAGTTCCATATCCTAATTACACTGAAAAGAGAACACGGGCAAAGATGAATAAATTTCCCTTATGGTATACTGCTCAAACACTGACTAAGATTTTGCAAGGGTTTGGCCGTTCTATTAGAAGTGATGATGACTGGGCAAAAACATATGTCTTGGATACTGCAGTAAACAATGTACTTTTCAAAGGACAACAAATGATTCCAAAGGCATACTATGATGTCTTGGGAATTGAAAATCAGTACTAG
- the ilvD gene encoding dihydroxy-acid dehydratase, with the protein MEISSKNVVEGTSRAPQRAMYKAMGLNDDDLSKQFIGVCHTGNEATPCNIHLPKLALKAKEGVSDAGATPREFSTIAVSDGIAMGHEGMKSSLVSREVIADSIELMVRAHQYDALVGIAGCDKSLPGTMMAMARLNVPSVFVYGGTIMPGMLDGQELTIVDVYEAVGAYDSGQLSLESLKNIENTACPNSGSCGGMFTANTMASISEAIGLALPGSASPPAEDDRRDKMVYDTGVACAKLLEMNIRPKEILSFEAFENAITMLNSVGGSTNGILHLLALANEVNIDLTYDDFERIRKKTPHLADMKPGGNYVMNSLDKIGGIPFVLKKLLDKGLLNENCITVTGKTIKENLNSFKMPEVEQHIVRSVENPIHQVGTAVILKGSLAPDGAVIKTAGVEMTKFTGKARVFDREEYAFDAVSKGEIDEGHVVVIRYEGPKGGPGMREMLATTAALVGQGLGKKVAMVTDGRFSGGTRGFMVGHVAPEAYVGGPIALVKNDDEITIDTETNIIDLHVSEEEMENRRKQWSKPTPNYTHGALAKYATLVGSAAQGAITTANP; encoded by the coding sequence ATGGAAATTTCCAGCAAAAATGTTGTCGAAGGCACATCTCGTGCGCCACAAAGAGCAATGTACAAAGCTATGGGATTAAACGATGATGATTTATCTAAACAATTTATCGGTGTTTGTCATACAGGAAACGAAGCAACCCCTTGCAACATTCATCTTCCAAAATTAGCTCTCAAGGCTAAAGAAGGAGTATCTGATGCTGGTGCAACACCAAGAGAATTTTCAACTATTGCAGTAAGTGACGGAATTGCAATGGGCCATGAAGGAATGAAATCATCACTAGTTTCTCGCGAAGTCATTGCAGACTCTATCGAATTAATGGTGAGAGCGCACCAATATGATGCACTTGTAGGCATTGCTGGATGTGACAAAAGTTTACCAGGCACCATGATGGCAATGGCCAGACTGAATGTGCCATCAGTATTTGTTTATGGAGGAACCATAATGCCAGGAATGCTTGATGGTCAAGAGCTTACAATAGTTGATGTGTATGAAGCAGTAGGAGCATATGATTCCGGACAATTATCATTAGAGTCGTTAAAAAATATCGAAAACACAGCATGTCCAAATTCAGGCTCTTGTGGAGGAATGTTTACGGCAAACACAATGGCCTCAATATCAGAAGCCATAGGTCTTGCATTGCCAGGAAGCGCTAGTCCGCCAGCAGAAGATGATAGACGTGACAAGATGGTATATGATACAGGAGTCGCATGTGCAAAATTGCTAGAGATGAATATCAGACCAAAAGAAATTTTGAGTTTTGAAGCATTTGAAAATGCAATCACCATGCTAAATTCTGTCGGAGGATCAACAAATGGAATTTTACATTTACTTGCACTTGCAAACGAAGTTAACATTGATTTGACATATGACGATTTTGAAAGAATAAGAAAGAAAACACCACATTTAGCAGATATGAAACCAGGTGGGAATTACGTTATGAATTCTCTAGATAAAATTGGAGGCATTCCTTTTGTATTGAAAAAACTTCTTGACAAAGGATTGTTAAATGAAAACTGTATTACAGTAACTGGAAAAACAATCAAAGAGAATCTCAATTCATTTAAGATGCCAGAAGTAGAACAGCACATAGTAAGGTCTGTTGAAAATCCCATTCATCAAGTTGGTACTGCAGTAATTCTCAAAGGAAGTCTTGCACCAGATGGAGCAGTAATCAAAACTGCAGGAGTAGAGATGACCAAATTTACAGGTAAAGCACGTGTTTTTGATAGAGAAGAATATGCCTTTGATGCAGTTTCCAAAGGAGAGATAGATGAAGGACATGTTGTAGTAATCAGATATGAAGGTCCAAAAGGTGGCCCAGGAATGAGAGAGATGTTAGCTACAACTGCAGCATTGGTAGGGCAAGGATTAGGCAAAAAAGTCGCAATGGTAACTGATGGAAGGTTTTCAGGAGGAACACGTGGATTCATGGTAGGACATGTTGCACCAGAAGCATATGTTGGCGGTCCAATAGCTCTAGTAAAAAACGATGATGAAATCACAATAGATACGGAAACCAACATTATTGATCTTCACGTCTCAGAAGAAGAGATGGAGAATAGGAGAAAACAATGGTCAAAACCAACACCAAACTACACCCATGGGGCACTAGCAAAGTATGCTACACTTGTAGGCTCTGCAGCTCAAGGAGCTATAACTACTGCAAACCCATAG
- a CDS encoding HIT domain-containing protein yields the protein MGCIFCEILDGKRDGHLLYEDKSHISFLDKYPIDVGHSLIIPREHHERITDMDSEDVGKIFSLVPKIANAILKATGADAFSLGQNNGRAAKQIIPHVHIHIIPRYNSKGSVWTKRQISNDDELVELSKNIRSFIV from the coding sequence ATGGGTTGTATTTTTTGTGAAATTTTGGATGGGAAAAGAGATGGCCACCTACTCTATGAAGACAAATCTCACATTTCATTTTTAGACAAATATCCAATCGATGTAGGCCATAGCCTGATTATACCACGAGAGCATCATGAAAGGATCACAGATATGGATTCTGAGGATGTGGGAAAAATTTTCTCACTTGTACCCAAAATTGCTAATGCAATTTTAAAGGCAACAGGAGCTGATGCATTTAGTCTTGGTCAAAATAATGGAAGAGCTGCAAAACAAATTATTCCCCATGTCCATATACACATAATTCCAAGATATAACAGCAAGGGAAGCGTATGGACTAAACGGCAAATTTCAAATGATGATGAACTCGTTGAACTCTCAAAAAATATTCGCAGTTTTATTGTTTAG
- the prf1 gene encoding peptide chain release factor aRF-1 — protein MKKIDVEKQDSVKLYKIRKTLEELSKKSGRGTELITVYIPKGKQLHEIIGSLQQEQGTADNIKSDLTRSHVVDSLGKVVQRLKMYKKTPDRGLVVFCGALPPEGGGPLGSEVVTVWEIEPPKDLNQYLYRCDDHFHVDILKDMLKDDNLIGFLAIDAKDAGWGLLHGDKIEVLSQTGSGVAGKHRQGGQSAKRFQKLREMELTYYFNRIAETTREYFIDIYPIKGLVISGPGPTKEDFINGNYLEYRLQNMIINTIDASYSGGEGIREAFAKSSDILGDFRMVEEKKLVEDLFREINTNSGKGSYGLQEVIEFLKNNVVKVLLITDNTNLHRVEGKCKRCKHFREEFVERPEVIPKKTEYANNPCPECKSMEVEVNEQDIVDYLELLAAKTGSQLEVISGSAEHGNMLASLGKIGAILRYNPGHG, from the coding sequence ATGAAGAAAATAGATGTAGAAAAACAAGATTCAGTTAAACTCTATAAAATTAGAAAGACATTAGAAGAATTATCAAAAAAATCCGGGCGAGGAACTGAACTAATTACAGTGTACATTCCAAAAGGAAAACAACTTCATGAAATTATTGGCTCTCTTCAACAAGAGCAAGGAACAGCAGATAACATCAAATCAGATCTTACAAGATCACATGTTGTTGATTCCTTGGGTAAAGTTGTACAGAGATTAAAAATGTACAAAAAAACACCAGATAGAGGCCTGGTTGTTTTTTGTGGTGCACTGCCACCGGAAGGCGGAGGTCCATTGGGAAGCGAGGTTGTAACTGTCTGGGAGATTGAACCGCCAAAAGATCTAAATCAGTATCTGTATAGATGCGATGACCATTTTCATGTAGATATTCTAAAAGACATGCTAAAAGATGACAATCTCATCGGATTTTTAGCAATTGATGCAAAGGATGCAGGATGGGGATTGTTACACGGAGACAAAATTGAAGTTTTATCTCAAACAGGTTCTGGTGTTGCAGGAAAACACAGACAAGGCGGACAATCAGCAAAAAGATTTCAGAAACTCAGAGAGATGGAATTAACATATTATTTTAACAGAATTGCTGAAACCACCAGGGAGTATTTTATTGATATTTATCCAATCAAAGGACTGGTAATTTCAGGACCAGGCCCAACCAAAGAGGATTTCATTAATGGAAATTATCTTGAATACAGATTACAAAATATGATAATCAATACAATTGACGCATCTTATTCAGGAGGAGAAGGAATTAGAGAAGCTTTTGCAAAATCATCTGATATTTTAGGGGACTTTAGGATGGTTGAGGAGAAAAAACTTGTAGAAGATTTGTTTAGAGAAATAAATACAAATTCAGGAAAAGGATCATATGGGTTGCAAGAAGTAATCGAATTTTTAAAAAATAATGTTGTTAAAGTTTTGCTCATCACCGACAATACGAATTTGCACAGAGTGGAAGGAAAATGTAAAAGATGTAAACACTTTCGAGAAGAATTTGTTGAAAGACCTGAAGTCATTCCTAAAAAAACAGAATATGCAAACAATCCTTGTCCAGAATGCAAATCCATGGAAGTAGAAGTAAATGAACAAGACATTGTGGATTATTTGGAATTGTTAGCCGCAAAGACAGGTTCTCAATTAGAGGTAATTTCTGGTAGTGCAGAACACGGAAACATGCTTGCAAGTTTGGGAAAAATTGGCGCTATTTTGAGATATAATCCAGGTCACGGCTAA
- a CDS encoding DsbA family protein, whose translation MTKIYLLAIPVIIGIITGMFMVFFPETENDSKLFTATKLINNGSPILGESNAPITILEWGDYQCTFCYKFHENTLDIIYEDYIKTGKVKLVFKDFPLNGPDSLLAAEASYCANDQEKYWEYHDELYKNWGGERTGWITRETLEKFAVSTNLDIEEFNKCLNDKKYQDKVIALHEFGKEIGIDATPSFLVFNDQKIIKIRGNQPLEVFLKTFDEL comes from the coding sequence ATGACAAAAATATACCTATTGGCAATTCCAGTAATCATAGGAATTATTACAGGAATGTTTATGGTATTTTTTCCTGAAACTGAAAATGATTCAAAATTATTTACAGCTACAAAATTAATCAACAATGGTTCACCAATATTGGGAGAATCAAATGCACCAATTACAATTTTAGAATGGGGCGATTATCAATGTACATTTTGCTACAAATTTCATGAAAATACTTTAGATATCATTTATGAAGATTATATCAAAACAGGCAAAGTAAAACTAGTCTTCAAAGATTTTCCATTAAATGGTCCTGATTCACTATTAGCTGCAGAGGCATCGTATTGTGCAAATGATCAGGAAAAATATTGGGAATACCATGATGAACTCTACAAAAATTGGGGCGGCGAAAGAACAGGATGGATAACAAGAGAAACACTTGAGAAATTTGCAGTTTCAACAAATCTAGATATTGAAGAATTTAACAAATGTCTCAATGATAAAAAATATCAGGACAAAGTAATTGCTCTGCATGAATTTGGAAAAGAGATAGGTATCGATGCAACGCCATCATTTTTAGTATTCAATGATCAAAAAATTATCAAAATTAGAGGAAATCAGCCACTTGAAGTGTTTCTAAAAACATTCGATGAGCTGTGA